In the genome of Pelagibacterium nitratireducens, one region contains:
- a CDS encoding DUF2937 family protein — protein sequence MLKRIVCLIGAALGGITLSQAPEYSQQYTQRLAGAVDELTAIIAQFDADAARFGLTRQEGLERYQASADGFLTERGISMETVFNRHERLSTQLADLRQAPAGTQLFEIARYFDTEVGAAALEDFEPAVPLTIAGLAYVIFGLALGFVVFWVLASLLGAPFRRRRSRVRISRAERM from the coding sequence ATGCTCAAGCGCATTGTCTGCCTGATCGGTGCCGCGCTCGGCGGCATAACACTGTCCCAAGCCCCGGAATATTCCCAGCAATACACCCAGCGCCTTGCCGGTGCCGTCGATGAATTGACGGCGATCATCGCGCAGTTCGATGCCGACGCCGCCCGGTTCGGGCTCACCCGGCAAGAGGGGCTGGAGCGCTATCAGGCCAGCGCCGACGGGTTTCTGACCGAACGCGGGATTTCCATGGAAACGGTGTTCAACCGCCACGAACGGCTTTCCACCCAACTGGCCGATCTGCGCCAGGCGCCGGCCGGAACCCAGCTTTTCGAGATCGCGCGGTATTTCGACACCGAAGTGGGCGCAGCCGCACTCGAGGATTTCGAGCCGGCCGTGCCGCTGACGATTGCGGGGCTGGCCTATGTGATTTTCGGGCTGGCTTTGGGGTTCGTGGTTTTCTGGGTGCTGGCCAGCCTGCTCGGCGCACCGTTCCGCAGGCGGCGGAGCCGGGTCAGGATCAGCCGGGCCGAGCGGATGTAG
- the ahcY gene encoding adenosylhomocysteinase — protein MSAASNYAVKDISLAPYGRKEIEMAEIEMPGLMAIRAEYAASQPLKGARIAGSLHMTIQTAVLIETLVALGADVRWASCNIFSTQDHAAAAIAEAGIPVFAHKGETLAEYWDFADRILDWGNGEVANMILDDGGDATMLVLIGARAETDPSVLANPSNEEEEELFRVIKARLAKEPGFYSKCRASIKGVSEETTTGVMRLYQLQEKGDLPFPAINVNDSVTKSKFDNKYGCRESLVDAIRRGTDVMMAGKVAIVCGYGDVGKGSAESLRGAGARVLVTEVDPICALQAAMDGYEVVTLEDAIERADIVVTATGNKDVLTIEHMRRVKNMAIVCNIGHFDNEIQVAALRNLKWTNVKPQVDIVEFPGDKKMILLSEGRLVNLGNATGHPSFVMSASFSNQTLAQIELWTKGEDYENQVYVLPKHLDEKVASLHLAKLGAKLTTLSAAQADYIGVPATGPFKADHYRY, from the coding sequence ATGAGCGCCGCATCCAATTACGCCGTCAAGGACATTTCGCTGGCCCCCTATGGCCGCAAGGAAATCGAGATGGCCGAGATCGAAATGCCGGGCCTGATGGCCATAAGGGCCGAATATGCCGCCAGCCAGCCCCTAAAGGGGGCGCGCATTGCCGGATCGCTCCATATGACCATCCAGACAGCGGTGCTGATCGAAACGCTCGTCGCCCTGGGCGCAGACGTGCGCTGGGCGTCGTGCAACATCTTTTCGACCCAGGACCATGCGGCCGCCGCGATTGCCGAGGCGGGCATTCCGGTGTTTGCCCACAAGGGCGAAACGCTGGCCGAATACTGGGACTTTGCCGACCGCATTCTCGATTGGGGCAATGGCGAGGTCGCCAACATGATCCTCGACGATGGCGGGGACGCAACCATGCTGGTGCTGATCGGCGCGCGCGCCGAGACCGATCCTTCGGTTCTGGCCAACCCTTCCAACGAGGAAGAAGAAGAGCTTTTCCGGGTCATCAAGGCGCGGCTGGCGAAAGAGCCGGGCTTTTATTCCAAATGCCGCGCATCGATCAAAGGCGTTTCCGAAGAAACCACGACCGGCGTGATGCGGCTTTACCAGCTGCAGGAAAAGGGCGACCTGCCCTTCCCGGCCATCAACGTCAACGACAGCGTGACGAAATCGAAATTCGACAACAAATATGGCTGCCGGGAATCCCTTGTGGACGCCATCCGCCGGGGCACCGACGTGATGATGGCGGGCAAGGTGGCGATCGTTTGCGGTTATGGCGATGTGGGCAAGGGTTCGGCCGAATCCCTGCGCGGCGCCGGGGCGCGCGTGCTGGTGACCGAAGTGGACCCGATCTGCGCGCTGCAGGCGGCCATGGACGGCTATGAGGTGGTGACGCTCGAAGACGCGATTGAACGCGCCGATATCGTTGTGACCGCGACCGGCAACAAGGATGTTCTGACCATCGAGCATATGCGCCGGGTCAAGAACATGGCGATCGTTTGCAATATCGGGCATTTCGACAACGAGATCCAGGTTGCCGCGTTGCGCAACCTGAAATGGACCAACGTCAAGCCGCAGGTCGATATCGTCGAGTTTCCCGGCGACAAGAAGATGATCCTTTTGTCCGAAGGGCGGCTGGTGAATCTGGGCAATGCGACCGGGCACCCCTCGTTTGTGATGAGCGCATCGTTTTCCAACCAGACGCTGGCCCAGATCGAATTGTGGACCAAGGGCGAGGACTACGAAAACCAGGTCTATGTGCTGCCCAAGCATCTCGACGAGAAGGTCGCGAGCCTGCATCTGGCAAAGCTGGGGGCCAAGCTGACGACGCTGTCGGCGGCGCAGGCCGATTATATCGGGGTGCCGGCAACCGGGCCGTTCAAGGCCGATCACTACCGCTATTGA
- a CDS encoding HPr family phosphocarrier protein, with product MSTTVTEPGKAVCQRLTICNKRGLHARASARFVRTADHFDAQVSVTRDGVTVGGTSIMGLMMLAAGPGSTILVQATGNQAREAVEALTELVSCGFDEDQDGEPGA from the coding sequence ATGAGCACAACAGTTACCGAGCCGGGCAAGGCCGTCTGCCAGCGGCTGACCATCTGCAACAAGCGCGGCCTGCATGCGCGCGCTTCGGCGCGTTTCGTGCGCACGGCCGATCATTTCGACGCGCAGGTCAGTGTGACCCGCGATGGCGTGACCGTGGGCGGGACCTCGATCATGGGGCTCATGATGCTTGCGGCGGGGCCGGGATCGACGATTTTGGTCCAGGCGACGGGCAATCAGGCGCGCGAGGCCGTCGAAGCGCTGACCGAGTTGGTCAGTTGCGGGTTCGACGAGGACCAGGACGGCGAACCGGGGGCCTGA
- a CDS encoding sensor histidine kinase, with the protein MDAGETISGSAPPSKGEEKAKAARERQAARQPFMRPLFAFFRGLGHLINFTFFSSLTRRIVILNLAALAVLVAGIMYLNTFRAGLIDVRVSALRVQGEIISAAVAASATADSDSITVNPDRLLELYMGDFPSSYTLFDPALEFPISPERVAPLLRNLVTPTRTRARIYDRDGLMILDSNNIYASGEILRSSSTEESAQSQPFFFAVWNWFSRLLRGGDYPVYQDYPAHEGLRYPEVASALSGSPADIVRVDERGQLVVSVAVPVQRQRSVVGALLLSTSPGEIDAIVAQERWSILRLALVAALVTGTLSALMAGTIAGPMRRLSAAAERVQSSMKARAEIPDYTDRSDEIGHLSGSLRAMTNALYNRIEAIERFAADVAHELKNPLTSLRSAVETLPLARTEKDRKRLADIIQHDVRRLDRLISDISNASRVDAELARENTEIVNLGELAEAIVSIQADLAASRDVSVVLEIEDSKYGPLVKGHDTRLAQVFTNLIDNAVSFSPDGGTVTVRISTRAESVIARVEDQGPGLGDTEKVFQRFYTDRPEAESFGDHSGLGLSISRQIAQAHQGTLDAGNQSNATGAVFTLTLPRAKT; encoded by the coding sequence TTGGACGCAGGCGAGACCATTTCAGGATCGGCTCCCCCTTCCAAGGGTGAGGAAAAGGCCAAGGCCGCCCGGGAACGCCAGGCGGCCCGCCAGCCGTTCATGCGCCCGCTGTTCGCATTTTTCCGCGGGTTGGGGCATCTGATCAACTTCACGTTCTTTTCCTCCCTCACCCGGCGGATCGTGATCCTCAACCTTGCGGCGCTGGCCGTTCTGGTGGCGGGGATCATGTATCTCAACACCTTCCGGGCCGGGCTGATCGACGTGCGCGTTTCCGCGCTGCGGGTGCAGGGGGAGATCATTTCGGCGGCGGTCGCGGCGTCGGCCACTGCGGATTCCGATTCCATCACCGTCAATCCCGACCGGCTGCTCGAGCTCTATATGGGGGATTTCCCCTCCTCCTACACGCTGTTCGATCCGGCGCTGGAATTTCCCATCAGTCCCGAGCGGGTCGCCCCGCTTTTGCGCAACCTCGTGACCCCAACCCGCACGCGGGCCCGGATCTACGACCGGGACGGGCTGATGATCCTCGATTCGAACAATATCTATGCCAGCGGGGAAATCCTGCGCTCTTCGAGCACGGAGGAGAGCGCACAGTCCCAGCCGTTCTTTTTTGCTGTCTGGAACTGGTTCAGCCGGCTTTTGCGCGGTGGAGACTATCCGGTCTATCAGGATTATCCGGCCCATGAGGGGCTGCGCTACCCCGAAGTGGCTTCGGCGCTCAGCGGTTCGCCCGCCGATATCGTGCGGGTCGATGAGCGCGGGCAGCTGGTGGTGTCGGTTGCGGTGCCCGTACAGCGCCAGCGCTCGGTGGTGGGCGCGTTGCTTTTGTCGACGAGCCCCGGGGAAATCGACGCCATCGTGGCCCAGGAGCGCTGGTCGATCCTGCGGCTGGCGCTGGTGGCGGCGCTGGTGACGGGCACGCTTTCGGCACTGATGGCGGGCACGATCGCCGGGCCGATGCGGCGGCTTTCGGCGGCGGCCGAGCGGGTGCAAAGCTCGATGAAGGCGCGGGCGGAAATACCCGATTATACCGACCGGTCCGACGAGATCGGGCACCTTTCAGGCTCGCTGCGGGCCATGACAAACGCGCTTTACAACCGCATCGAAGCCATCGAGCGGTTCGCGGCCGATGTGGCCCATGAGCTCAAGAACCCGCTGACCTCATTGCGCAGCGCCGTGGAAACCCTGCCGCTGGCCAGGACCGAAAAGGACCGCAAGCGGCTCGCCGACATCATCCAGCACGACGTGCGCCGTCTCGACCGGCTGATTTCCGACATCTCCAACGCCAGCCGCGTCGATGCGGAACTGGCGCGCGAAAACACCGAAATCGTCAATCTGGGCGAACTGGCAGAAGCCATCGTTTCGATCCAGGCCGATCTGGCGGCCAGCCGCGATGTGTCGGTGGTGCTCGAAATCGAGGACAGCAAATATGGGCCGCTGGTCAAGGGTCACGATACGCGGCTGGCGCAGGTCTTTACCAATCTGATCGACAATGCCGTCTCGTTTTCGCCCGACGGGGGCACGGTAACGGTGAGGATTTCGACCAGGGCCGAGAGCGTGATTGCCCGGGTGGAGGACCAGGGGCCGGGGCTGGGCGACACGGAAAAAGTGTTCCAGCGCTTTTACACCGACCGGCCCGAAGCCGAGAGCTTTGGCGACCATTCGGGGCTGGGGCTGTCGATTTCCCGCCAGATCGCGCAGGCCCATCAGGGCACGCTTGACGCAGGCAACCAAAGCAATGCAACTGGAGCGGTGTTTACCCTCACCCTACCCAGAGCGAAAACTTGA
- a CDS encoding PTS sugar transporter subunit IIA, with translation MMGLVLVTHGRLAEEFRSALEHVVGPQDGIASVSIGPEDDMEGRRQDIIAAVESVDSGDGVVILTDMFGGTPSNLAISVMQDRDIEVLAGLNLPMLVKLARIRPEMAMRDAVRLAAEAGRKYINVANDVLGK, from the coding sequence ATGATGGGCTTGGTCCTCGTGACCCATGGCAGGCTTGCCGAGGAATTCCGATCGGCACTCGAACACGTCGTGGGGCCCCAAGACGGCATCGCTTCGGTCTCCATCGGTCCGGAAGACGATATGGAAGGCCGGCGGCAGGACATCATTGCCGCGGTGGAATCGGTCGATAGCGGGGATGGGGTTGTGATCCTGACCGACATGTTCGGCGGCACGCCCTCCAACCTGGCCATTTCGGTGATGCAGGATCGCGATATCGAGGTTTTGGCGGGGCTGAACCTGCCCATGCTGGTCAAGCTGGCGCGTATCCGGCCTGAAATGGCAATGCGCGACGCGGTGCGCCTTGCAGCGGAGGCCGGGCGTAAATACATTAACGTCGCCAACGACGTTTTGGGAAAATGA